From Syntrophorhabdaceae bacterium, the proteins below share one genomic window:
- the rpe gene encoding ribulose-phosphate 3-epimerase produces the protein MNMIKIAPSILSCDFLKLGQEIKDVEKAGADLIHVDVMDGQFVPNITIGPMFVEAIKKIASLPLDVHLMIKTPSKFVPDFIARGADMVTVHVEADKHLFRTIDLIKSSGGKAGISFNPSTPLSFLDHVIHVVDLVMIMTVNPGFGGQAYIPSMEEKIRNTRKLIDKSGRQIALEVDGGIKAENVHKVVEAGADVLVMGTEIFHSADYAVKIREIREKIGL, from the coding sequence ATGAACATGATCAAGATAGCCCCTTCGATTTTATCCTGCGATTTTCTCAAACTGGGACAGGAGATTAAAGACGTGGAAAAGGCGGGCGCGGATTTGATCCATGTGGACGTCATGGACGGTCAATTTGTCCCCAACATTACCATAGGTCCCATGTTTGTGGAGGCGATCAAGAAGATAGCCTCTCTACCCCTCGATGTCCATCTCATGATAAAGACCCCTTCCAAATTTGTCCCGGACTTCATAGCCAGGGGCGCGGATATGGTAACGGTTCACGTGGAGGCCGATAAGCATCTTTTCAGGACCATCGACCTCATCAAGTCGAGCGGGGGAAAGGCCGGTATCTCTTTCAATCCGTCGACCCCCTTGAGTTTCCTGGATCATGTGATTCATGTGGTGGACCTCGTGATGATCATGACGGTCAACCCCGGGTTCGGGGGCCAGGCGTACATCCCTTCCATGGAGGAAAAGATAAGAAACACGCGAAAGCTCATCGATAAATCAGGCAGGCAGATCGCTCTCGAGGTGGATGGCGGCATCAAAGCCGAAAATGTGCATAAGGTGGTGGAGGCAGGCGCCGATGTGCTTGTGATGGGTACGGAGATTTTTCACAGCGCCGATTACGCTGTCAAGATACGCGAGATACGCGAGAAGATCGGACTGTAA
- a CDS encoding DUF3786 domain-containing protein yields MELKKQKTYKAVYEFALNTLISSDYMRKCSDAGLKCSQEERGAYILVPYFDEIITLGLPKCTFESSKKANVTLVTKILLLHYVNNASGIPLTGEKVGYGDIPQCMHYEPVFEKRVLNPVRNAFGHDKYAFLQAGMELNGKEEGYGDASFTLFAFPRVPITFILWEGDEEFPPSAKALFDPSITGYLPLEDIVVIAKLAVSRILKTAHRQHAGGDYEA; encoded by the coding sequence ATGGAACTGAAAAAACAAAAGACGTATAAGGCGGTTTACGAGTTTGCCTTAAATACCCTCATTTCTTCGGATTACATGCGCAAGTGCTCGGACGCGGGTCTCAAATGTTCGCAAGAAGAGCGGGGCGCATACATACTGGTCCCCTACTTCGACGAAATCATCACTCTCGGTCTTCCGAAATGCACTTTCGAAAGTTCAAAGAAAGCAAACGTTACGCTTGTCACCAAGATCCTACTCTTGCATTACGTAAACAACGCCTCGGGTATCCCGCTCACCGGCGAAAAAGTCGGTTATGGCGACATACCCCAGTGCATGCACTATGAACCGGTCTTTGAAAAACGGGTTCTGAACCCCGTGCGGAATGCCTTCGGACACGATAAGTATGCATTTCTCCAAGCGGGCATGGAACTCAACGGCAAAGAGGAAGGGTATGGCGATGCCTCGTTCACACTTTTCGCCTTTCCCAGGGTCCCCATCACATTCATTCTCTGGGAAGGCGATGAAGAGTTCCCGCCTTCCGCAAAAGCCCTTTTCGATCCTTCCATCACAGGTTATTTGCCCCTCGAAGATATCGTGGTCATCGCAAAACTTGCGGTATCACGGATTCTAAAAACCGCGCACCGACAGCATGCAGGTGGAGATTATGAAGCCTGA
- a CDS encoding flavodoxin family protein codes for MKKVLGVVGSPRKKGNTNVLVARVLEGAHEAGAQTETVFLNEARIEECDGCHACWKTGTCKRKDDMNDLYPKIIGSDVIVFGTPVYWYGPTALMKGFIDRFVYFNCPENRTKIRCKRAVLAVPFEENDPDTALPLVEFFNKSLGYLEMSIVGRLIVPGVTVRGEIAKKTDCMREAYELGKGLV; via the coding sequence ATGAAGAAAGTGCTTGGAGTTGTGGGAAGTCCTAGAAAAAAAGGCAATACGAATGTGCTCGTTGCCCGCGTGCTCGAAGGCGCACATGAAGCGGGGGCCCAAACGGAAACCGTCTTTCTCAACGAGGCGCGTATCGAAGAATGCGATGGCTGTCATGCGTGCTGGAAAACGGGAACCTGCAAAAGAAAGGATGACATGAACGATCTCTACCCAAAAATCATAGGGAGCGATGTTATTGTTTTTGGCACCCCGGTCTACTGGTACGGACCCACAGCACTCATGAAAGGCTTCATTGATCGATTTGTCTATTTCAATTGCCCGGAAAACAGGACAAAAATACGGTGCAAGCGTGCGGTACTGGCCGTTCCTTTCGAAGAAAACGATCCCGATACGGCTCTACCTCTGGTTGAGTTCTTTAACAAGAGCCTCGGCTATCTGGAGATGAGCATAGTGGGCCGGCTTATTGTGCCCGGTGTGACTGTGAGAGGAGAAATTGCGAAAAAAACCGATTGTATGAGAGAGGCTTACGAGCTCGGGAAGGGATTGGTCTGA
- a CDS encoding class I SAM-dependent methyltransferase — protein MQKPRRGVSSRKNQLAKADNTTPHLAQQYDGQVRNTIPYYDEFHEETIRFVKATGAHPRLWLDTGCGTGLLVKRALSRFTKTTFVLADPSAEMIKQARKKLRNHEDSGRIKFLKPVATQDLKLDSQFDVITAIQSHHYLKKEEREHATRTCYDLLKRKGLFITFENVRPSSNEGIEAGKNYWSQFQLLRGKDARAVGKHMNRFDSEYFPIPVEEHLKLLKTCGFRTVELLWYSYMQAGFYGVK, from the coding sequence ATGCAGAAACCAAGACGAGGCGTAAGCAGCCGAAAGAACCAATTAGCGAAGGCTGATAATACGACACCACACCTCGCTCAACAATACGATGGCCAGGTAAGAAATACCATCCCTTACTACGATGAATTTCACGAAGAGACTATCCGTTTCGTCAAGGCAACCGGCGCGCATCCACGTCTCTGGCTCGACACGGGTTGCGGAACGGGATTACTGGTCAAGCGTGCCCTGAGCAGGTTCACCAAGACGACATTCGTGCTTGCCGATCCTTCTGCTGAAATGATAAAGCAAGCAAGAAAGAAACTGCGGAACCACGAAGATAGCGGGAGGATCAAGTTTCTCAAACCAGTCGCAACGCAGGATTTGAAATTGGACTCTCAGTTCGATGTGATCACAGCCATTCAGTCTCACCACTATCTGAAAAAAGAAGAAAGGGAACACGCTACGAGGACCTGTTATGACCTGCTCAAACGCAAAGGCCTCTTCATCACCTTCGAGAATGTGCGTCCATCTTCAAATGAGGGAATAGAGGCCGGCAAGAACTACTGGTCCCAGTTTCAGCTCTTGAGAGGCAAGGACGCTCGGGCGGTAGGGAAGCATATGAACCGTTTCGATTCGGAGTATTTTCCCATCCCTGTGGAAGAACATCTGAAGCTCCTTAAGACCTGCGGCTTTCGGACCGTGGAGTTACTCTGGTACTCCTATATGCAGGCCGGTTTCTACGGTGTGAAGTAG
- a CDS encoding methyl-accepting chemotaxis protein, with translation MKQLMVDMTVSRKILMIALVTVMFLLCGYGIVSYVDYNVQKSIVDSIYTGSLTGYRQVSEITDGVTAGHAKLHGELTRAVLSNDVKLAQAAAEQQARVIDTAANAINGFSRAKGRAEEEKKQFQTSLQMLSAYANAVSEMGSANDAAGLGTRMQALDGRFAELQATFQGLLEFESRLGAEQYSLSLRNFQKALLVSLGILIAAIILALFMAAKMAGTILLPIRKIADAIESMSGGDLTIRINMFRKDEIGEIATHFNAFAEKLWHTFIQFSKGSIVASSTAMLLDNAARQMTSGIEETVVQVNSVATASEEMSTTSSEIAQNCVSATKSSEKASSAAVVGEKVITETVSVMDRINGIVKSSAKTVDSLGERSDQIGEVINLIDDIADQTNLLALNAAIEAARAGEQGRGFAVVADEVRKLAERTTEATKQISQTIKAMQTETKQAVVSMEEGVKEVEIGTQDARRSGDALKDILKQINMVTSEISQIAVASEQQTATANEIAQNIQHVSGAMEETARSVSENAQAASQMAGLSAELKKLIGQFKLATAHDAQEMVEAAYAYAKANGKAKALAAFNNPRGEFVKGELFIFAQDFQGNMLAYGGNAAMVGQNLIEAKDVNGRYLGKGMIDLAKMKGSGWYEYDFLNPHTNTVQPKITYIQRVDDYYVACGVYK, from the coding sequence ATGAAACAACTCATGGTGGATATGACGGTATCGAGGAAGATACTGATGATAGCCCTGGTTACGGTTATGTTCCTTCTGTGCGGCTACGGGATTGTTTCGTATGTGGACTACAACGTACAGAAATCGATTGTCGATTCGATTTATACGGGAAGCCTCACCGGATACAGACAAGTCTCTGAGATCACAGACGGCGTGACCGCAGGCCATGCCAAACTCCACGGGGAATTGACGCGGGCAGTTCTCAGTAACGACGTGAAGCTCGCCCAGGCCGCAGCCGAGCAACAGGCGAGGGTTATCGACACAGCGGCAAACGCCATCAATGGTTTTTCGAGAGCGAAGGGGCGTGCCGAAGAGGAGAAGAAACAATTTCAAACCTCGCTTCAGATGCTATCGGCATACGCGAATGCCGTGAGTGAGATGGGGAGCGCAAACGATGCCGCCGGTCTCGGAACAAGAATGCAAGCCTTAGACGGAAGGTTTGCTGAGTTACAGGCGACGTTTCAGGGGCTTCTTGAATTTGAGAGCAGGCTCGGCGCAGAGCAGTATAGCCTATCTTTGCGTAATTTTCAGAAGGCCCTCCTCGTATCACTCGGTATACTGATCGCCGCTATCATCCTGGCATTGTTTATGGCCGCAAAAATGGCCGGCACGATACTACTACCGATCCGGAAAATAGCCGATGCCATTGAGAGCATGTCCGGGGGCGATCTGACCATACGCATAAATATGTTCCGAAAGGATGAGATCGGCGAGATAGCCACCCATTTTAATGCCTTCGCGGAGAAGCTGTGGCATACGTTCATACAGTTCTCAAAAGGCAGCATCGTCGCATCGAGCACAGCAATGCTGCTCGACAACGCCGCCAGGCAAATGACGTCGGGCATAGAGGAGACAGTCGTCCAGGTCAATTCGGTGGCCACAGCCAGCGAAGAGATGTCGACCACCTCTTCAGAGATCGCTCAGAATTGTGTTTCCGCAACGAAAAGTTCAGAGAAGGCGAGTAGCGCCGCGGTTGTCGGTGAAAAGGTCATTACCGAAACAGTGAGCGTGATGGACCGCATCAATGGCATCGTCAAGTCTTCGGCGAAGACCGTGGACAGTCTCGGCGAACGATCTGACCAGATAGGCGAGGTGATCAATCTCATAGACGATATCGCGGACCAGACGAACCTTTTAGCGCTTAACGCGGCCATTGAAGCTGCCCGTGCCGGGGAACAGGGAAGAGGATTCGCCGTTGTGGCAGATGAAGTCCGAAAGCTTGCAGAAAGAACCACGGAGGCCACGAAACAGATCAGTCAAACCATCAAAGCCATGCAAACGGAAACAAAGCAGGCCGTCGTCTCCATGGAAGAGGGCGTAAAAGAGGTGGAAATCGGCACGCAGGACGCGCGAAGATCGGGCGATGCATTGAAGGACATTTTGAAACAGATCAACATGGTTACCTCGGAGATCAGTCAGATTGCCGTCGCTTCAGAACAGCAGACCGCCACAGCCAACGAGATAGCGCAGAACATCCAGCATGTTTCCGGGGCCATGGAGGAGACCGCAAGGAGCGTGAGCGAAAATGCCCAGGCCGCCTCACAGATGGCGGGACTCTCGGCAGAATTGAAGAAATTGATTGGTCAGTTCAAGCTGGCCACTGCTCACGACGCTCAGGAGATGGTGGAGGCGGCTTACGCCTACGCAAAGGCAAACGGTAAGGCAAAGGCTTTGGCCGCGTTCAATAATCCGCGGGGGGAATTTGTCAAGGGCGAACTCTTTATTTTCGCCCAGGACTTTCAAGGAAATATGCTCGCCTACGGCGGAAACGCGGCCATGGTGGGGCAAAACCTCATCGAGGCCAAGGACGTGAACGGAAGGTATCTCGGCAAAGGGATGATCGATCTTGCAAAGATGAAAGGCAGCGGATGGTACGAGTATGACTTCCTAAACCCTCACACGAACACGGTTCAGCCCAAGATTACCTATATCCAGCGGGTCGACGATTACTACGTAGCCTGCGGCGTTTACAAGTAG
- a CDS encoding pyruvate formate lyase family protein: protein MNQRVQKLKERLKVKEFPICTEKVRLVTESMRQTEGEPMILRRAKATAHFLDNRTIFIEDDELIVGNIAQKPMGMEAGTTGPAWPSEDMEELRKAGLAISAEDEKLLRSFDDFFMNKGRTLDERQGMFYDDERMWPFIKSGILCPPWMKKNEGRGQGGAGFGWGLGLQYTLIVIEFEKVLNEGLNKIVKDAEEELRNLRFFSADDIKKGHFLHSVIIALPAIVRIAKRYGDLATELAKKEKDPKRKKELEAIAESCYRVPGEPARTFREAMQSFWFINLMILGGASPLGRLDQFMYPFYKKDKEAGILSDEDVLELLECLRIKVMQYNFVGGGKMQRAKWSGMARWNNLVIGGVDENGNDATNELSYLILEAAKDCQTPHYTITVRVHEGTPEKLMLKALEVVKTGMGMPAFIGDPSYIGYLTGEGVPLKDARNYTLSGCLDVNLPGKSRTSAIGMFIVPKVLEIAIHNGFDPRLGIQIGPKTGEFESFKTFDEFLDAFKTQLKYFMGLAAEEHNILLRAHTDLFPDVVHSALMYDAIKVGKDVLDRVMPFENGSVLNLVGMVNVADSIAAVKKLVFDEKKVTMKELKDALDANWEGNGYPEIRKMCLAAPKFGNGDPYVDSIAKDLYKFWAATTKTFETPWGGTTKPTGISITAHAPGGALTGATPDGRLAGETLADGTLSPAQGKDINGPTAVMRSAMAVDQTPFQATLLNMKFHPSALTSEEDMKKLASLIKTYFMAGGKHVQFNVVNKIVLLESQKEPEKHRDLIVRVAGYSAYFVALGKPVQDEIIARTEHQQSA from the coding sequence ATGAACCAAAGGGTACAGAAATTAAAAGAGCGATTGAAAGTCAAGGAATTTCCCATTTGCACGGAAAAAGTCCGTCTTGTTACCGAGTCAATGCGACAGACGGAAGGCGAACCCATGATCTTGCGAAGGGCAAAGGCAACGGCCCATTTCCTCGATAATAGAACGATTTTTATCGAAGACGATGAGCTGATTGTGGGGAATATCGCGCAGAAACCGATGGGTATGGAGGCAGGCACCACAGGACCCGCCTGGCCGTCTGAAGATATGGAAGAGTTGAGAAAAGCGGGTCTTGCCATTTCCGCGGAAGATGAGAAATTGCTCAGATCTTTTGATGACTTTTTCATGAATAAGGGAAGGACCCTCGACGAGCGACAGGGTATGTTCTACGATGACGAGAGGATGTGGCCCTTCATCAAGTCGGGAATACTCTGCCCCCCCTGGATGAAGAAGAACGAGGGGCGCGGACAGGGAGGCGCCGGTTTCGGCTGGGGTCTGGGCCTCCAGTACACGCTCATCGTGATCGAATTTGAGAAGGTGCTCAATGAAGGGCTCAACAAGATCGTGAAGGATGCCGAGGAGGAGTTGAGAAATCTGAGATTTTTCAGCGCAGATGACATAAAGAAGGGTCATTTTCTCCACTCGGTAATCATTGCTCTGCCCGCTATAGTCCGTATCGCAAAACGTTACGGCGATCTTGCAACAGAACTTGCGAAGAAAGAAAAAGATCCGAAACGAAAAAAAGAGCTGGAGGCCATTGCGGAATCCTGCTACCGCGTGCCCGGCGAGCCGGCGCGCACATTCCGTGAGGCGATGCAGTCCTTCTGGTTTATAAACCTCATGATTCTCGGCGGGGCGTCGCCGCTTGGCCGGCTTGACCAGTTCATGTATCCGTTCTACAAAAAGGACAAAGAGGCGGGCATCCTGAGTGATGAGGATGTCCTGGAACTGCTCGAGTGCCTCCGCATCAAGGTCATGCAATACAACTTTGTCGGTGGCGGAAAGATGCAGCGCGCCAAATGGTCAGGTATGGCCAGATGGAACAACCTGGTCATTGGCGGTGTGGACGAAAACGGAAACGACGCGACAAACGAGTTGAGCTATCTCATCCTGGAGGCGGCGAAAGACTGCCAGACCCCGCATTATACCATAACGGTCAGGGTCCATGAGGGCACACCTGAAAAGCTTATGCTCAAGGCCCTTGAAGTGGTGAAGACGGGTATGGGCATGCCCGCCTTTATCGGCGATCCGTCATATATCGGTTACCTGACCGGCGAGGGTGTGCCACTTAAGGACGCGAGAAATTACACCCTCTCGGGCTGCCTTGACGTGAACCTTCCCGGCAAGTCGAGGACCTCAGCCATCGGCATGTTCATCGTACCCAAGGTCCTTGAGATAGCGATCCACAATGGGTTCGACCCGAGACTCGGCATACAGATCGGACCCAAAACCGGCGAATTCGAGAGCTTCAAGACGTTCGATGAGTTCCTGGATGCTTTTAAAACACAGCTCAAGTATTTTATGGGGCTTGCTGCTGAGGAACATAATATTCTCCTCAGGGCTCACACCGATCTGTTTCCTGACGTGGTTCACTCAGCCCTCATGTATGACGCCATAAAGGTCGGTAAAGACGTGCTTGACCGTGTCATGCCTTTTGAAAATGGCTCGGTACTCAACCTCGTGGGTATGGTCAATGTTGCCGACTCAATCGCCGCAGTCAAGAAGCTCGTTTTCGATGAAAAGAAAGTAACGATGAAGGAATTAAAGGACGCTCTGGACGCAAACTGGGAAGGCAACGGTTATCCGGAGATCAGGAAGATGTGCCTCGCGGCACCAAAGTTTGGCAATGGTGATCCGTATGTGGATTCGATCGCTAAAGACCTGTATAAATTCTGGGCAGCAACAACTAAGACATTTGAGACCCCATGGGGCGGAACCACAAAACCGACCGGAATTTCGATTACGGCACATGCACCCGGCGGGGCGCTCACCGGGGCTACGCCTGACGGAAGGCTTGCCGGTGAAACACTGGCTGACGGCACACTGTCACCGGCACAGGGTAAGGACATAAACGGACCTACCGCGGTTATGCGAAGCGCGATGGCAGTAGACCAGACTCCGTTCCAGGCGACTCTGCTCAATATGAAATTTCATCCTTCGGCGCTTACGTCAGAAGAGGATATGAAGAAACTGGCGTCCCTCATTAAGACATATTTCATGGCCGGCGGAAAGCACGTACAGTTCAACGTCGTCAACAAGATTGTACTACTGGAAAGCCAGAAAGAGCCGGAAAAACACCGCGATCTCATCGTGAGGGTCGCAGGCTACAGTGCTTACTTTGTGGCCCTCGGCAAACCGGTGCAGGACGAAATCATTGCTCGGACCGAACATCAGCAGTCCGCATAG
- a CDS encoding MFS transporter, which yields MLSTLTKPDFHDRDTYKWWVLLTVSLGSLTVALDNSILATCLPRLASVFRTDSSVIAWVNLAYYIMSQSLMLTLAKIGDAKGRQKAFMAGLAFYTLGLTGCALSQSVVQLIAFRAVQGVGAGTGYSLAMAIAVAVFPPEERGKALGILTGVNSVGLVAGPVLGGLILDALGWRAVFYTRIPMALSAFIMTWVIVKEQRSEENFDLDIKGSATLFGFLALLLLFLNFGGKRGFATAPVIALGGLAALFLALFLVSEKRASQPIVELGFFKIRLFSGATLSACIQTLSTSFVIFLVPFYLMEAFGSSGSIVGMFMALVAFPLLAISPITGRLSDRIGSTFLAALGMCVLCGSLFLLSHPGPHPTYLSVAIGVGMCGLSMAIFQPPNNSAAMSAVPRSALGTASAIVMVARQVGASGGIALGGALFSTYQAGALIRLVNAGIDPSTANRMAALAGFKGAMTVSLVIASVGVLSSLVRGRHQQDP from the coding sequence TTGTTGAGTACATTAACAAAACCCGATTTTCATGACAGGGACACCTACAAGTGGTGGGTGTTGCTCACCGTTTCGCTGGGGAGCCTCACCGTGGCACTCGACAATAGCATCCTTGCTACCTGCCTTCCGCGATTGGCGAGCGTGTTTCGGACCGACTCTTCGGTCATTGCATGGGTGAACTTGGCCTATTACATTATGAGCCAGAGCCTCATGCTGACGCTCGCGAAGATAGGCGACGCTAAAGGCAGACAGAAGGCTTTTATGGCGGGGCTCGCTTTCTACACGCTTGGCCTCACAGGGTGCGCCCTGTCGCAGAGTGTGGTGCAGTTAATAGCATTCCGTGCTGTCCAGGGGGTTGGGGCAGGGACAGGATACTCGCTCGCCATGGCCATCGCCGTGGCCGTCTTTCCTCCGGAGGAGCGCGGTAAAGCGCTTGGTATTTTGACCGGCGTCAACTCTGTGGGGCTCGTGGCCGGACCGGTTCTGGGAGGGCTCATTCTGGATGCCTTGGGCTGGAGGGCGGTTTTTTACACGAGGATCCCGATGGCCTTGAGCGCGTTCATCATGACCTGGGTGATTGTGAAAGAGCAAAGAAGCGAGGAGAATTTTGATCTTGATATAAAAGGATCTGCGACTCTCTTCGGTTTTCTTGCCCTGTTGTTGCTTTTTCTCAACTTTGGCGGGAAGAGGGGATTTGCAACCGCTCCGGTGATTGCATTGGGGGGTCTCGCAGCGCTCTTTCTCGCCCTCTTTCTTGTTTCGGAAAAGAGGGCCTCACAACCGATCGTGGAACTCGGTTTCTTCAAAATACGTTTGTTCTCCGGGGCTACGTTAAGCGCCTGCATCCAGACCCTGTCCACCTCCTTCGTGATTTTTCTTGTGCCCTTCTACCTGATGGAGGCGTTCGGTTCCTCGGGCTCAATAGTGGGCATGTTCATGGCACTCGTGGCCTTTCCCCTGCTTGCGATCTCTCCCATCACCGGGCGACTGTCCGATCGAATCGGCTCCACGTTCCTTGCCGCGCTCGGCATGTGTGTGCTCTGTGGCTCTCTTTTTCTTTTGAGCCATCCCGGCCCGCATCCGACATACCTTAGTGTGGCCATCGGGGTCGGTATGTGCGGGTTGAGTATGGCAATCTTTCAGCCGCCGAACAACAGCGCGGCGATGAGTGCCGTGCCGAGAAGCGCTTTAGGTACGGCCTCGGCTATTGTCATGGTTGCACGACAGGTGGGCGCCTCGGGCGGCATTGCTTTAGGGGGAGCCCTGTTCAGTACTTATCAGGCGGGGGCTTTGATACGCCTGGTAAACGCAGGGATCGATCCTTCGACGGCAAACAGGATGGCCGCGCTTGCAGGGTTTAAGGGCGCTATGACGGTGAGCCTTGTGATCGCCTCCGTAGGGGTCCTGTCTTCACTCGTTCGAGGACGCCACCAACAGGACCCGTAA
- a CDS encoding uroporphyrinogen decarboxylase family protein: MKEHGEILYAQREKRVTDVVALKKPDRVPITASFSFFPARYCGFSFADMMYDPDKIWEANLKTILDFEPDQAMNPFGSSFKGALLDILDFKQLQWPGRQLEANVPFQFVEGEYMKADEYDHFLSDMTDFMIRRYWPRMFGALKGFEKLSPLRNLISYYMGLGTFVPFTLPEVREAFEAMSKAGEEMQRIASYSRRFSEKLRQEGFPAQAGAGTQAPFDTLGDFFRGTKGLMLDMYRRPDKVIAACEKLLPMMIELAVNGAKASGVARVGIPLHKGVDGFMSLEQFKKFYWPTLRELMMALINEGLNPTPFWEGDCTSRLEIIKDLPAGKAMYAFEATDLAKAKDVLGGTISIKGGVPISLLATGTPDEVRACCRRVIDYVGRDGGFLLSPSTNIEDARVENVRAMFDFVKEYGVY; this comes from the coding sequence ATGAAAGAACATGGTGAAATACTTTACGCGCAAAGAGAAAAACGGGTAACAGACGTCGTCGCGTTGAAAAAACCTGACAGAGTGCCGATTACCGCCTCTTTTTCATTTTTCCCCGCCCGTTATTGCGGTTTTAGCTTTGCAGACATGATGTACGACCCGGATAAGATCTGGGAGGCAAACCTGAAGACCATCCTTGATTTTGAGCCGGACCAGGCCATGAACCCCTTCGGCTCCAGCTTTAAGGGCGCACTTCTCGATATACTCGATTTCAAACAACTCCAGTGGCCGGGGCGTCAGCTCGAGGCGAATGTTCCCTTCCAGTTCGTGGAAGGAGAATATATGAAGGCAGACGAATACGATCATTTCCTTTCCGATATGACCGATTTCATGATCAGGAGGTACTGGCCACGGATGTTCGGCGCCTTGAAGGGCTTTGAAAAACTTTCTCCGCTGCGCAATTTGATCAGCTACTACATGGGGCTTGGCACTTTTGTACCTTTTACCCTTCCTGAAGTGCGAGAGGCCTTCGAGGCCATGAGCAAAGCGGGGGAGGAAATGCAGCGGATCGCGTCGTACAGCCGTCGCTTCTCTGAGAAGTTGAGGCAGGAGGGCTTTCCTGCTCAGGCCGGGGCAGGCACTCAAGCCCCCTTTGATACGCTCGGTGATTTTTTTCGGGGTACTAAGGGGCTTATGCTCGATATGTACCGGAGGCCCGACAAGGTAATAGCGGCCTGCGAAAAACTTCTGCCCATGATGATAGAACTCGCGGTAAACGGGGCGAAGGCGTCGGGCGTCGCACGGGTTGGCATCCCGCTCCATAAGGGTGTTGACGGGTTTATGTCCCTCGAACAATTCAAGAAGTTCTACTGGCCTACGCTCCGCGAGCTTATGATGGCACTCATCAACGAGGGGCTTAATCCCACGCCGTTCTGGGAAGGTGACTGTACCTCCCGCCTCGAGATCATAAAGGACCTTCCCGCAGGTAAGGCCATGTACGCCTTTGAAGCGACCGACCTCGCGAAGGCCAAAGACGTGCTCGGCGGTACGATTTCCATAAAAGGCGGTGTGCCAATTTCTCTCCTTGCTACGGGTACGCCGGACGAGGTTAGGGCCTGCTGCAGGAGGGTGATCGACTATGTGGGCAGAGATGGTGGCTTTCTTCTCAGCCCTTCGACAAACATTGAAGATGCCAGGGTGGAGAACGTCCGAGCCATGTTCGACTTTGTCAAAGAGTATGGCGTATACTGA